CATGCATCTGCCAGGGCAAAAAGCCCTTGGCGAAGATTACGCAAACTCCGGCCGCATGGTCGTTGACCTCAATATTTGATTGACGGCCGTCATCGATGATGTCCTCGATCTTCCACCGCCACTCCAGGTGAGAGAGGCGGCCAGGGTCGAACCGAACGAGCTTTCCTAAGGCGGATGCGCTGGCCCGGCTGTGGGCCATAACAAATTTGTTCTGCCCTTCGCTCACCACTCGATAGATCGTCCGCCCGTTGTATTGCCGCTCTATCCACCCTTTGAGCTCTCCCCGCTCAAACGTATCGACCACGATTCGCGAGACGTTCGGCACGCCAACGGGTGGCGCCGCAAGCGTGGCCACCGCCACGACCAGGGTAACCACGACGGCCCTTCTCCACCGCCCCCAGACCCGCCGCGCTTCTTTCATGCCGCTCGCCTCCCCTATGCTGCAAGTTTCTCGCAGGCTCGAAGCCGGGCGCTCCGGGACCTGGGGTTCGCCTCCACCTCGGCATCCGACGGACGTCGGGGCTTCTTGGTCAGCCGCACAACCTTCGGGGCGCGCCCGCACCGGCAGACCGGAACAACCGGCGGGCAGATACATCCCCGCTCCATGTCTCGTAAGGTTCCCTTGACGATGCGGTCTTCCAGCGAATGGAAGGAGATGACCACGAGGCGGCCTTCAGCAACGAGGCGGTCGGCGGCGGCCTCAAGGGCTTCTCCCAGGTCGCTAAGTTCGTCGTTGACCGCGCACCGCAAAGCTTGAAAGACGCGGGTGGCGGGGTGAATGCCCCCCGCCCCCACGTCTTTCGTCGAAACGATGAGATCCGATAGCTCCCTCGTTCGCTCCAAGGGTTGTACCGTTCGCGCCTGCCCTATGGCCCGGGCGATCCGGGAAGCATCTCGTCCCTCACCGTGCTCGCGGAATAGGGCCGCCAGATCCTTGACGGCCCACGTGTTGACGATTTCCCGCGCCGCGAGCGTTATCGCGGGATCGTACCTCATGTCCAGTGGTGCATCGGCGGCGAAGCTGAACCCTCGCTCGGCCGTCTCGAGGTGGTAGCTCGAGAGCCCGAGGTCGAGCAGAACCCCGTCGACCTCAACCCAGCCCACCTCGGTGAGGTGAGGCGTCAGATTGCGGTAGTCACCGTGGACGAGCATTATGCGCTCTCCGAAGGGGGCGAGCCGACGGGCGGCCCGCGCCACCATGATAGGGTCTCGATCTATCCCCAGCACCCGTCCGTCGGGCGCTGTGGCCTCCAACAAGGCCTGAGCGTGGCCACCATCCCCGACGGTGCCATCGACGTAGCGTCCGCCGCGTCGGGGGGCCAGGAAGTCCAGCACCGTCTCAACCATGACGGGACGGTGCCAGGGCTCCGTCACCGCAACTCGACCTCCTCCACCGTCGGGCCGAGGGTGAGACGAGTTATGGTCTCGTAGAGCTTCGCCGCCTCCCGATGAATGGTATCGAGCCGCTCCATCGCCTCGATCGGAAAGCTCCTGGTGTCGTTCAATAACATCCCGACGTTGACCAGTACCCGCTCAATGGGCAGCTGCAGCCCCTCGATCGTTCCCGATAAAGTGGTTAGGGCTGGCTCCCCGTCCCTTGGTTCGTACGATTGCGCTCCCAATGACCGTCCCTCCAGTGCGGCCGTCGCCGTGCCGGCCAATCCCCCTTATAGGCCGATTTCAGATAAAACATCGGAAATTTCATCCATACGGTCTTGGGTGGCGGCCTCCACCGCCTCCCACCG
This genomic interval from Nitrospinota bacterium contains the following:
- a CDS encoding DUF3047 domain-containing protein, which encodes MKEARRVWGRWRRAVVVTLVVAVATLAAPPVGVPNVSRIVVDTFERGELKGWIERQYNGRTIYRVVSEGQNKFVMAHSRASASALGKLVRFDPGRLSHLEWRWKIEDIIDDGRQSNIEVNDHAAGVCVIFAKGFLPWQMHVINYVWANALEKGAMARHPSEENVRIVAVESGRTLVRRWIRERRNLAEDYRKLFGDEPPQVVAIAIMTDTDHTGAQATAYYDDIIVRR
- the rsmH gene encoding 16S rRNA (cytosine(1402)-N(4))-methyltransferase RsmH yields the protein MVETVLDFLAPRRGGRYVDGTVGDGGHAQALLEATAPDGRVLGIDRDPIMVARAARRLAPFGERIMLVHGDYRNLTPHLTEVGWVEVDGVLLDLGLSSYHLETAERGFSFAADAPLDMRYDPAITLAAREIVNTWAVKDLAALFREHGEGRDASRIARAIGQARTVQPLERTRELSDLIVSTKDVGAGGIHPATRVFQALRCAVNDELSDLGEALEAAADRLVAEGRLVVISFHSLEDRIVKGTLRDMERGCICPPVVPVCRCGRAPKVVRLTKKPRRPSDAEVEANPRSRSARLRACEKLAA